The Ruficoccus amylovorans genome has a segment encoding these proteins:
- a CDS encoding ABC transporter permease translates to MRHFLTLFSHELRMLLIAPATYVASVLFLLLMGLIYLLVLNEAGTREADMSPSVMFFQVFWIPVFFMVPLLTMRSIAEERRLGTLETLMTTPATAWQVVLSKFLGAYVFYMLLWGLTIGFPFIAAYGLKSTADKAVVLELAPMLGGYLFVALSGALYIGLGIFASSLTRSQLVAGMLCFSLLFIIIISGQLLLRLPIQEYSWMYWLESPLEYIRSFKHLEDFSRGVIDTRPFILYLSNTALLLGITTLVVESKA, encoded by the coding sequence ATGCGACATTTTCTGACCCTTTTTTCCCACGAATTGCGCATGCTGCTGATCGCGCCCGCCACTTACGTGGCCTCGGTGCTGTTTCTGCTGCTGATGGGCCTGATCTACCTGCTGGTGCTCAATGAGGCGGGCACGCGGGAGGCCGACATGTCGCCCTCGGTGATGTTTTTCCAGGTCTTCTGGATTCCGGTCTTTTTCATGGTGCCGCTGCTGACCATGCGCTCCATCGCCGAGGAGCGCCGCCTGGGCACGCTGGAGACTCTGATGACGACCCCGGCCACGGCCTGGCAGGTGGTGCTGAGCAAGTTCCTGGGCGCGTATGTGTTCTACATGCTGCTGTGGGGGCTGACGATTGGCTTCCCCTTTATCGCCGCCTACGGGCTCAAAAGCACGGCGGACAAGGCCGTGGTGCTGGAGCTGGCTCCGATGCTCGGGGGGTACCTCTTTGTCGCCCTGAGCGGAGCGCTTTACATCGGGCTGGGGATTTTCGCCAGCAGCCTGACCCGCAGCCAGTTGGTGGCCGGGATGCTGTGTTTCAGCCTGCTCTTTATCATTATCATCAGCGGGCAACTCTTGCTGAGGCTGCCGATTCAGGAGTATTCGTGGATGTACTGGCTGGAGTCGCCGCTGGAGTATATCCGCTCGTTCAAGCACCTGGAGGACTTCAGCCGCGGGGTCATCGACACGCGGCCCTTTATCCTCTACCTCAGCAACACCGCCCTGCTGCTGGGCATCACCACGCTCGTCGTCGAATCCAAGGCCTGA
- a CDS encoding GldG family protein, which produces MSRMEEFSYARWVLRINRLVQIILFVTLVGAVNYIASRSFERYDLTSNNRYSLSAETLAYLDQVREPVRIIVTSPPESAPQEMRFIFRQVSRLLREYELASKTHGGRPMINVEYVNVYRQSEKAQELVNKFGISPDQDNVIVVSSGDRYKQVLPLDVWKTDQNGVSAFQGEQAFTSAILDVTNQNAKTIYHLTGHGEMRPDDVDPLRGFSRASYYLRQRNFSQKPLDLMEVPKVPEDAGLVIIAGIQTQLLPPEQEKLRRYLTEDNGRLVVLLEPGNPHGLDDLFYDWGVMSDDMLVLEASNEFLASEGDSLVGNFSEHPITKILHDNQLKVLVGLSRPVRQDLGAPIDNSLEITPLMASSPQSWAERDYLRKPIQYDEDTDLSGPVTLAMVSERSAGNRFGLNIPGGKLVVFGNSGLFSNNRFPAAANETLFHNLIHWILDQESLVNIEPRKLENYKISLSRQDLIDTGLRLLILPGGVALLGIMVTFIRRR; this is translated from the coding sequence ATGTCCCGAATGGAAGAGTTCAGTTACGCGCGCTGGGTCCTGCGGATCAACCGGCTGGTGCAGATTATCTTGTTCGTCACGCTGGTGGGGGCGGTCAATTACATCGCTTCGCGCTCGTTCGAGCGTTACGACCTGACCAGCAACAACCGCTATTCGCTCTCGGCCGAGACCCTGGCCTATCTGGACCAGGTGCGCGAGCCAGTACGGATCATTGTGACTTCGCCGCCGGAGTCGGCTCCGCAGGAGATGCGGTTCATCTTCCGGCAGGTCAGCCGCCTGCTGCGCGAGTACGAGCTGGCCAGCAAGACCCACGGCGGCAGGCCCATGATCAACGTCGAGTACGTCAATGTTTACCGCCAGAGCGAGAAGGCGCAGGAGTTGGTTAACAAATTCGGGATCAGCCCGGACCAGGACAATGTCATCGTGGTCAGCAGCGGCGACCGCTACAAGCAGGTGCTCCCGTTGGATGTGTGGAAAACCGACCAGAACGGCGTCAGCGCTTTTCAGGGCGAGCAGGCCTTTACCTCGGCCATCCTCGACGTGACCAACCAAAACGCCAAGACCATTTACCACCTCACTGGCCACGGCGAGATGCGCCCGGACGACGTTGACCCGCTGCGCGGCTTCTCGCGGGCCTCGTACTACCTGCGTCAGCGCAATTTTTCCCAGAAGCCCCTCGATTTGATGGAAGTCCCCAAGGTGCCCGAAGACGCCGGGCTGGTCATCATCGCCGGTATCCAGACGCAACTCCTCCCGCCCGAGCAGGAGAAGCTGCGCCGCTACCTGACCGAGGACAACGGCCGTCTCGTCGTACTGCTGGAGCCGGGCAACCCGCATGGGTTGGACGATCTGTTTTACGACTGGGGCGTCATGTCCGACGACATGCTCGTGCTGGAGGCTTCGAACGAGTTTCTGGCTTCGGAAGGGGACTCGCTGGTGGGGAATTTCTCCGAGCACCCGATCACCAAGATCCTTCACGACAACCAGCTCAAGGTGCTGGTCGGGCTGAGCCGTCCGGTGCGGCAGGATCTCGGCGCACCGATTGACAACAGCCTGGAAATCACCCCGCTGATGGCTTCCTCGCCTCAGAGCTGGGCCGAGCGCGACTACCTGCGCAAGCCCATCCAGTACGACGAGGACACGGACCTCTCCGGCCCGGTCACGCTGGCCATGGTCTCGGAACGCTCGGCGGGGAACCGCTTTGGCCTGAACATCCCCGGCGGCAAGCTCGTGGTCTTCGGCAACTCCGGCCTGTTCAGTAACAACCGCTTCCCGGCGGCGGCCAACGAGACGCTCTTTCACAATCTCATCCACTGGATTCTCGACCAGGAGTCGCTGGTCAACATCGAGCCGCGCAAGCTGGAAAACTACAAGATCAGCCTGAGCCGTCAGGACCTGATCGATACCGGGCTCCGCCTCCTGATCCTTCCCGGTGGGGTCGCCCTGCTTGGCATTATGGTCACCTTCATTCGCCGTCGCTAA
- a CDS encoding DUF4340 domain-containing protein has translation MRLKLTIILVILNLAAFYWIYVLEKQSDPREAYMQETVNILSNASGVDQIRIQVKTAQKQEERVIERTRSGWEITSPYVWPANDNAIQRILTQLQFLEKEVSIPLSEIRHSGQSLADFGLEDPSIILSYRMGGKEVALKIGAPTQLGKRVYLLPPDGDAVLVVSDELLKAITIGLADLRSDRVFDIPLFEVRSLTIEQGDQRYRFEESGDNWWLESPIRVRADNAKVDAALGQLTALRSIHIVRDLPGGENAVFAEPYMRITLGGNNRRRTLLVGAPVPEVLPGEEPQRYARLENDRASGTVFTVEQKPLERLSNSADRLRQRQFFVFDPSQVNAIEITENEKSLTLQKLEKRQADEKESWQIFRKEPGGKIVTQPADAEIIGQLLISLRTLNATAFASDAPSGQDLEQWGLAGPKTVRVTLRGASEQTLLLGTDKQSDGLYAKLSGEPFVYKVGSLILNQINSEPLTYRSRVLDQSMAGARVVGLTLTDLDGDKELLAAKLDTQKETWSTHWASLPEKEREAALDLVDELENFRVGSYADKPFGDWPAGTWRYRLTVDYFLPGSQAGATTQREFDFGPRLSANKQLAGFPANGLAFYLTQEMIDALFPLTFEQDAPVLPDTPKGIEQAEPLPLPLPEAAGEKPAPSPPAAPAATPDKQAP, from the coding sequence ATGCGCCTGAAACTCACCATCATTCTGGTCATCCTCAATCTGGCGGCGTTCTACTGGATCTACGTCCTGGAGAAGCAGTCCGACCCGCGCGAGGCGTACATGCAGGAGACGGTCAACATCCTCTCCAACGCCTCCGGCGTGGACCAGATCCGCATCCAGGTCAAAACCGCCCAGAAGCAGGAGGAGCGCGTCATCGAGCGTACCCGCAGCGGCTGGGAGATCACCAGTCCCTACGTCTGGCCCGCCAATGACAACGCCATCCAGCGTATCCTGACCCAGTTGCAGTTCCTGGAAAAGGAGGTCTCCATCCCGCTGTCCGAGATCCGGCACAGCGGGCAGAGCCTGGCTGACTTCGGGCTGGAAGACCCGTCCATCATCCTCAGCTACCGGATGGGGGGCAAGGAGGTTGCGCTCAAGATCGGTGCGCCCACCCAGCTCGGCAAGCGCGTCTATCTGCTCCCGCCCGACGGGGACGCCGTGCTCGTCGTCAGCGACGAGTTGCTCAAGGCCATCACTATCGGCCTGGCCGACCTGCGCAGCGACCGGGTCTTTGACATCCCGCTTTTCGAGGTGCGCTCACTCACCATCGAACAGGGCGACCAGCGCTACCGCTTCGAGGAGAGCGGGGACAACTGGTGGCTGGAGTCGCCCATCCGCGTCCGCGCCGACAACGCCAAGGTGGACGCCGCTCTGGGCCAGTTGACCGCCCTGCGCAGCATCCACATCGTGCGCGATCTGCCCGGTGGCGAGAACGCCGTCTTTGCCGAGCCGTACATGCGCATCACCCTTGGGGGCAACAACCGCCGTCGTACTCTGCTGGTGGGTGCTCCAGTGCCGGAAGTGCTCCCCGGCGAGGAGCCCCAGCGCTACGCCCGCCTGGAGAACGACCGCGCCTCGGGCACGGTCTTCACGGTGGAGCAGAAGCCGCTCGAACGCCTCAGCAACTCCGCCGACCGCCTGCGCCAGCGGCAGTTTTTCGTGTTCGACCCCTCGCAGGTCAACGCCATCGAGATCACCGAGAACGAAAAGAGCCTGACCCTCCAGAAGCTCGAAAAACGCCAGGCTGACGAAAAGGAAAGCTGGCAGATTTTTCGCAAGGAGCCGGGCGGCAAGATCGTCACTCAGCCCGCCGACGCGGAGATTATCGGGCAGTTGCTAATTTCGCTGCGCACGCTCAATGCCACCGCCTTTGCCTCCGACGCTCCCTCGGGGCAGGATCTGGAGCAGTGGGGGCTGGCCGGGCCGAAAACTGTCCGCGTCACCCTGCGCGGGGCCAGCGAGCAGACGCTCCTGCTCGGGACCGATAAGCAGAGCGACGGCCTCTACGCCAAGCTCTCCGGCGAGCCTTTTGTTTACAAGGTCGGGAGCCTGATCCTTAACCAGATCAACTCCGAGCCGCTGACTTACCGCAGCCGCGTGCTCGACCAGAGCATGGCCGGGGCCCGGGTGGTGGGGCTCACCCTGACCGACCTGGACGGCGACAAGGAACTGCTCGCGGCCAAGCTCGACACGCAGAAGGAAACCTGGAGCACCCACTGGGCCTCGCTGCCGGAGAAGGAGCGCGAAGCCGCGCTCGACCTCGTGGACGAACTGGAAAACTTCCGGGTCGGCTCCTACGCGGACAAGCCCTTTGGCGACTGGCCTGCCGGGACTTGGCGCTACCGCCTGACGGTGGACTACTTCCTGCCCGGCAGCCAGGCTGGAGCCACCACCCAGCGTGAGTTCGATTTCGGTCCGCGCCTGAGCGCCAACAAGCAGCTTGCCGGTTTCCCGGCCAACGGGCTGGCCTTCTACCTGACGCAGGAGATGATCGACGCGCTCTTCCCGTTGACTTTCGAGCAGGACGCGCCCGTCCTTCCGGATACACCGAAGGGCATCGAGCAGGCCGAGCCGCTGCCGCTCCCGCTGCCCGAGGCTGCCGGAGAGAAGCCGGCTCCTTCTCCGCCTGCCGCGCCCGCCGCCACGCCTGACAAGCAGGCCCCCTGA
- a CDS encoding type III pantothenate kinase, with amino-acid sequence MSILCIDIGNTRLHLGYVEGQRVSRTEDLPTRELAQLLPQRLAEADFEGVAYCSVVPAATTELEECLRAAGVVDGVRLDHAHCPGLAISYPHPPEIGPDRLANGIGAQVICGAPAIVIDTGTATTFDLVTRADGYIGGIIAPGPAMMTKYLHEKTALLPELSLEELKDPGRIGRSTRDAMKLGCVVGYGGMIRALLERSREEFAARGEELPAVLATGGGTVVWLDQAQEPIRQVPYLSLLGLAEAWRRSGESV; translated from the coding sequence ATGAGCATTTTGTGCATCGACATTGGTAACACGCGGTTGCATCTGGGGTATGTCGAGGGGCAGAGGGTCTCCCGAACCGAGGATTTGCCGACTCGCGAGCTGGCTCAGTTGCTGCCCCAGCGGTTGGCGGAGGCGGATTTCGAGGGGGTGGCGTATTGTTCGGTTGTCCCGGCGGCTACTACGGAGCTGGAGGAATGCCTGCGAGCGGCGGGCGTCGTTGACGGCGTACGCCTGGACCACGCACATTGTCCGGGGCTGGCCATCAGTTATCCACACCCGCCTGAGATCGGTCCTGATCGGCTGGCTAACGGCATCGGCGCGCAAGTGATTTGCGGGGCTCCCGCCATCGTGATCGACACGGGTACCGCGACGACTTTCGACCTCGTGACCCGTGCCGACGGCTATATCGGGGGCATCATCGCACCCGGTCCGGCCATGATGACCAAGTATTTACACGAAAAAACCGCTCTCTTGCCCGAGTTGAGCCTGGAGGAGCTTAAAGACCCGGGCCGGATCGGGCGCTCGACCCGTGACGCCATGAAGCTCGGCTGCGTGGTCGGCTACGGCGGGATGATCCGGGCGCTCCTGGAGCGCAGCCGGGAGGAGTTTGCGGCCCGGGGCGAGGAACTGCCCGCAGTGCTGGCCACTGGTGGGGGCACGGTTGTCTGGCTCGATCAGGCACAGGAGCCGATCAGGCAGGTGCCGTACCTGAGCCTGCTTGGGCTGGCCGAGGCCTGGCGGCGTTCGGGCGAGTCGGTGTAA
- the nadC gene encoding carboxylating nicotinate-nucleotide diphosphorylase, with the protein MSKPQRHAGHLLRRLSWDELDPAWLRRLVEMARDEDLGGAGLRKPDCPGGDATTDLLAADARGTVELVAREPMRLCGLRLVPVILEVYGGGCEWSPLTADGTPLDEGGLIGRISGPVGTILRAERVMLNFLQRLSGIATTTAHYVTLLGQSGPRLLDTRKTTPGFRMLEKYAVATGGGWNHRLGLFDRIMFKDNHLAASDATVGERLAATVRAARERRPDLAVEVEVDHLEQIPPVLEAGADVILLDNFTTAGLREAVALIGDKAWTEASGGINEANAKSLASLGLDFVSSGAVVHRSRWMDIGLDWSSHG; encoded by the coding sequence ATGAGCAAACCTCAAAGGCATGCTGGGCATTTACTGCGCCGGTTGAGCTGGGATGAACTCGATCCGGCCTGGCTGCGGCGTCTGGTCGAAATGGCCCGCGACGAAGACCTCGGCGGGGCCGGTCTGCGAAAGCCGGACTGCCCCGGTGGTGACGCGACCACGGACCTGCTGGCTGCGGATGCGCGGGGGACGGTCGAATTGGTCGCCCGCGAGCCGATGCGCCTGTGCGGACTGCGGCTGGTACCGGTTATTCTGGAGGTTTACGGGGGGGGCTGCGAGTGGAGCCCCCTGACGGCGGACGGGACGCCCCTGGACGAGGGCGGGCTGATTGGGCGGATTTCCGGCCCGGTCGGGACAATCCTGCGCGCCGAGCGCGTCATGCTGAACTTTCTCCAGCGCCTCAGCGGGATTGCCACCACGACGGCGCATTATGTCACCCTACTGGGACAAAGTGGGCCGCGCCTGCTCGATACCCGCAAGACCACGCCCGGCTTTCGCATGCTGGAAAAATACGCCGTGGCGACCGGGGGCGGGTGGAATCACCGGCTGGGGCTTTTTGATCGCATCATGTTTAAAGATAACCACTTGGCGGCGAGCGACGCCACCGTGGGCGAGCGCCTGGCCGCCACCGTGCGGGCGGCCCGCGAGCGGCGTCCGGATCTCGCGGTCGAGGTTGAAGTAGACCATCTGGAGCAGATCCCGCCCGTGCTGGAAGCCGGTGCGGACGTGATTCTGCTGGATAATTTCACCACAGCAGGCTTGCGCGAGGCCGTGGCCCTGATCGGCGATAAGGCCTGGACCGAAGCCAGCGGCGGGATCAACGAGGCCAATGCGAAGTCGCTGGCCTCGCTCGGGCTGGACTTCGTGTCTAGCGGAGCGGTCGTGCACCGCAGCCGCTGGATGGACATCGGCCTGGACTGGAGCAGTCATGGGTGA
- a CDS encoding ABC transporter ATP-binding protein: MEPEQPAIEVLDLTKSYGPRKAIDRISFEVAPGQVVGFLGPNGAGKSTTMRILCGIMPATSGIVRVCGIPVASQSGEVKKHIGYMPESNPLPEDMRVIEYLRYRARLKEIPARRIRDRVEEAMEVCELHRKPRRRLIGTLSKGFRQRVGIADAILAEPEVIVMDEPTIGLDPHQILSIRNLIDSLRGRMTVIISSHILPEIELCCDRVIIINQGRVVANGTSQSLRERFLPMTRYRVRTTLRAEGMATLLPAVSPELALESSAQTEGMCEYLMEAPSHLDLTEAFIDALRARQARIHEVARLQPNLEDIFMSATKRSWDESLPEDKADDTRENETDKTPAQT; the protein is encoded by the coding sequence TTGGAACCAGAGCAGCCAGCCATTGAAGTCCTCGATTTAACGAAGAGCTACGGTCCGCGCAAAGCGATTGACCGCATCAGTTTCGAGGTGGCCCCCGGGCAAGTAGTCGGCTTTCTCGGCCCGAACGGGGCGGGCAAGAGCACGACCATGCGTATCCTGTGCGGGATCATGCCGGCCACTTCGGGCATTGTCCGGGTGTGCGGGATCCCTGTCGCCAGCCAGTCGGGCGAGGTGAAAAAGCACATCGGCTACATGCCCGAGTCCAACCCGCTGCCCGAGGACATGCGCGTGATCGAGTACCTGCGCTACCGCGCCCGGCTCAAAGAGATTCCGGCCCGCCGCATCCGCGACCGGGTGGAGGAGGCGATGGAGGTGTGCGAACTGCACCGCAAGCCCCGCCGCCGCCTGATCGGGACGCTCTCGAAGGGCTTTCGGCAGCGCGTGGGCATCGCCGACGCCATCCTGGCCGAGCCGGAGGTGATCGTGATGGACGAGCCCACCATCGGCCTGGACCCGCACCAGATCCTCAGCATCCGAAACCTGATCGACTCGCTGCGCGGGCGCATGACGGTTATTATTTCCAGCCACATCCTGCCCGAGATCGAGCTTTGCTGCGACCGGGTGATCATCATCAATCAGGGGCGGGTGGTGGCCAACGGAACCTCCCAGAGCTTGCGGGAGCGGTTCCTGCCCATGACCCGCTACCGTGTGCGCACGACGCTCCGGGCCGAGGGCATGGCGACACTCCTGCCGGCCGTCAGCCCCGAGCTGGCACTGGAAAGTTCCGCCCAGACCGAAGGCATGTGCGAGTACCTGATGGAGGCACCTTCGCATCTGGATTTGACTGAAGCCTTTATTGACGCGCTGCGCGCCCGCCAGGCCCGTATTCACGAGGTGGCCCGCCTGCAGCCGAACCTGGAGGACATCTTCATGTCCGCCACCAAACGCAGTTGGGACGAGAGTCTGCCCGAAGACAAAGCCGACGACACCCGGGAGAACGAAACGGACAAGACGCCCGCCCAGACCTGA
- a CDS encoding DUF4126 domain-containing protein, with protein sequence MDQGTLTGIVAVIAGIGLSAAAGFRVFIPMLALSIAGKTGVIELSESFQWLASWPALIGLITATLAEIAAYYIPWVDNMLDSIATPTALLAGTFISAAVLPEMNDGLKWTLAAIMGGAPAGVVQAGTVLTRGTSTATTGGIANPIVSTVEAGTSLVTAILALVIPILIGIIVLCVVIWLSVKLFKRFRRRPGLHPAA encoded by the coding sequence ATGGACCAGGGCACATTGACCGGCATCGTCGCCGTTATCGCGGGCATCGGCCTGAGCGCCGCCGCCGGGTTTCGCGTGTTCATCCCCATGCTGGCCCTGAGCATCGCCGGTAAAACCGGCGTGATCGAGCTGAGCGAGAGCTTCCAATGGCTGGCAAGCTGGCCCGCGCTGATCGGCCTGATCACTGCCACTCTGGCCGAAATCGCCGCCTACTACATCCCGTGGGTGGACAACATGCTCGACAGCATTGCCACCCCGACGGCTCTGCTCGCGGGTACCTTCATCTCCGCCGCCGTCCTGCCGGAGATGAATGATGGACTCAAATGGACCCTCGCCGCCATCATGGGCGGAGCCCCGGCAGGCGTGGTCCAGGCCGGAACGGTTCTCACCCGCGGAACCTCCACCGCCACCACCGGCGGCATCGCAAATCCCATCGTCTCGACGGTGGAAGCGGGCACTTCGCTTGTCACCGCGATCCTCGCCCTGGTCATCCCCATCTTGATCGGCATCATCGTGCTGTGCGTCGTCATCTGGCTGAGCGTGAAGCTGTTCAAGCGCTTCCGTCGCCGCCCCGGGCTCCACCCGGCGGCCTAG
- a CDS encoding biotin--[acetyl-CoA-carboxylase] ligase has protein sequence MGEVSDAEILAAFLAADGGYVSGSSIAEDTGVSRAAVWGRLERLRTEGFAFEAIRNRGYRLETIPEALHPALLAAHLLRLACPANLHFLAETDSTNTQAERLLAEGEHTPFVVVAGRQTAGRGRRGREWFSQDPGNLTLSLALRPQLPPARMQTFTLWMGLSTSLAINELCGVSLKVKWPNDLHWNGKKVAGMLTEARSDSEMLRDLVFGIGLNVNGVTDEYPPEVRRVAGSLREAVGRVFDLNETAAKLICALQKACDTFLEDCYRETFREQWPLHDALTGQEVTVSLADGEIVGEYLGIDETGTLRLRLPDGQERQFAAGDVTLRKQK, from the coding sequence ATGGGTGAGGTCAGCGACGCGGAAATCCTGGCCGCCTTTCTGGCGGCAGACGGCGGCTATGTCTCCGGCTCCTCTATCGCCGAGGACACGGGTGTGTCCCGGGCGGCGGTCTGGGGGAGGTTGGAGCGGCTGAGGACGGAGGGCTTCGCCTTCGAGGCGATCCGGAATCGAGGTTACCGGTTGGAGACAATTCCCGAGGCTCTGCACCCGGCTTTGCTGGCTGCGCACCTGTTAAGACTGGCCTGCCCGGCGAATCTGCACTTTCTGGCCGAGACCGACAGCACCAACACGCAGGCCGAGCGCCTGTTGGCCGAAGGTGAGCACACGCCTTTCGTTGTCGTGGCAGGGCGGCAAACCGCTGGGCGAGGTCGCCGGGGGCGGGAGTGGTTCAGCCAGGACCCGGGGAATCTGACCCTCAGTCTGGCTCTGCGCCCGCAGCTCCCTCCGGCGCGGATGCAGACTTTCACTCTGTGGATGGGGCTTTCGACATCTCTGGCAATCAACGAGTTGTGCGGCGTGTCGCTCAAGGTTAAGTGGCCCAATGACCTGCACTGGAACGGGAAAAAAGTAGCCGGAATGTTGACCGAGGCTCGCTCCGACTCGGAAATGCTGCGTGACCTGGTGTTTGGGATCGGGCTCAATGTGAACGGTGTCACCGATGAGTATCCTCCCGAAGTCCGCCGGGTGGCTGGATCGCTACGGGAAGCGGTTGGGAGGGTTTTCGACCTGAATGAGACGGCGGCGAAGCTGATTTGCGCGTTGCAGAAGGCTTGCGATACCTTTCTGGAAGACTGCTACCGGGAAACCTTTCGGGAGCAGTGGCCGCTGCATGATGCCCTTACCGGGCAGGAAGTGACGGTTTCGTTAGCCGACGGCGAGATCGTGGGCGAGTACCTCGGTATTGACGAGACTGGGACCTTGCGTTTGCGCCTGCCGGACGGGCAGGAGCGGCAGTTTGCGGCGGGGGATGTCACCTTGAGGAAACAAAAATGA